A stretch of DNA from Synechococcus sp. PROS-9-1:
GATGAGCGGAGATTGGAAGCAGGCTGCTACGGCTGGTGCCACCTGGGTTCGCGTGGGATCTGGGTTGTTTGGACCACGGCCTGAACGCTTGGTTTGACCCCCACTTGTTAGGGCAGCCTGTTGTGAAGATGATCAAATCGCCCAGTCACTCTTGCTCACAACTCTGTAGAGCGCTATTCAGGGTCCAGGTTTGATTTAGTTTCCGGTGTCGCTGATTTCTCGTCTTCGTGCTGTCGTTGCGGGTGATGATTACCTTGATGGTGATTATGACGACCTCGATTACGACACTGGCGAACAGGACGAAGTCGAAGAAGGTTCGTCTCACTCCATGTCGAGTGCTTTGGCAACTCTTGATTCGAGCAATCCCTTTGAAAGTGAGCATTCTTTCACTGGATCAAATGTGATCGGGATGCCTGGTATAAGCACCGGAACCGCCGAGGTCTCTTTGATGGAGCCTCGCAGTTTTGATGAAATGCCTGGAGCGATCCAAGCCCTGCGTGAGCGCAAAACGGTGATCCTCAATCTCACGATGATGGAGCCTGATCAAGCGCAACGCGCTGTGGACTTCGTAGCTGGCGGAACCTTTGCCATTGATGGTCATCAAGAGCGTGTTGGCGAAAGTATTTTTCTGTTCGCGCCCAGCTGCGTGACCGTGACCAACGCCACCCAGGACGAAACCTCCGTTCCGACCCACGTTTCTAAGGACGTCGAGCAAGCCTCTTCTGAGGCCAGCATCGCTCCAACTCCCGCCTGGAGTGCCACAAGCGCTACCGCACTTTGAGCCAACAGTGCCGTTTGCCTTTGGTGTGATTGGTCTGGGCCGGATGGCTCAGGCCCTTGTGATTCCTCTGATTGAGCAGGGCCTCATTCCTGCCGATAAGACGATCGCCGTTGTTGGCCGCGCGGACTCCGTTGCAACGGTGTCCGCGCGAGTGCCCTCCGAAGTCAAGGTCGTTGCTGCCAGTGATCCTGCGGCACAGGACGCTTGGGGGGCATCGGTTCAACTCTTGGCCGTCAAGCCCCAGATGCTCGATGCGGTTGCGGCCTCTGCGCCACCTGCAACAGCGACGCCTGCGCCTGGTTCAAGCCTTTTGCTCTCCGTGCTGGCTGGGGTTCCCTTGACGCGGCTTCAAACGTTATTTCCTGGCCGGATCTGTGTGCGTGCCGTGCCCAATACCCCTTGCCTGGTGGGTCAGGGACTCACGGGCTTGGCTTGGGGGGAGGGCATCTCTGATCAACAAA
This window harbors:
- a CDS encoding cell division protein SepF, with product MSLISRLRAVVAGDDYLDGDYDDLDYDTGEQDEVEEGSSHSMSSALATLDSSNPFESEHSFTGSNVIGMPGISTGTAEVSLMEPRSFDEMPGAIQALRERKTVILNLTMMEPDQAQRAVDFVAGGTFAIDGHQERVGESIFLFAPSCVTVTNATQDETSVPTHVSKDVEQASSEASIAPTPAWSATSATAL
- the proC gene encoding pyrroline-5-carboxylate reductase, coding for MPFAFGVIGLGRMAQALVIPLIEQGLIPADKTIAVVGRADSVATVSARVPSEVKVVAASDPAAQDAWGASVQLLAVKPQMLDAVAASAPPATATPAPGSSLLLSVLAGVPLTRLQTLFPGRICVRAVPNTPCLVGQGLTGLAWGEGISDQQKQQVRSFFEPVSEVLELPEERLDAFLALTSSGPAYVALIAEAMADGAVAVGMPRAQAHHLAHRTLAGTAALLQEQELHPGELKDMVASPGGTTMAALRQLEKAGLRSALIEAIVAATQHGRGMAN